A stretch of the Pedobacter sp. MC2016-14 genome encodes the following:
- a CDS encoding redoxin domain-containing protein, which translates to MKILFMSCLMMVFAFSSNATIQTAPKAKKVFTLRGTLKQIKKGKVFLRLNGQPQLDSAILDNGRFSFKGILKDDIVTAMLMMQLPISKAQREANPFAGTSSRSFYLTPDQISLSGNRLEDVIFSGTKEMEEFSLLERKIEEFYALTSPSRKNYIRIDTSANFPGKADSLAYYNGQMQSIGKKYKEMEMKFFYQHPASLLTMAMIREKTAIADPESAAEMQKLIAHLSPRLRNRPDMLEISKRLQLHSTLTIGKPALNFSIPDTTGTAVSLSSYRGKYVLVEFWASWCGPCRAQTPYLLESYHTYKNNNFDILGISLDSSREKWIKAIKEDKLPWAQVSELKGFKSEIVSKYGIVGVPLNFLIDPNGKIVACNLRNEELPAKLAELLSPAVKTFTISGKLNSIKTGKIHLSQKASLMEMSKNPNALLRDSAEIVDGQFSFKGTIKEDVIPVYLSMLTPSSVKERAEDPMAGQAVRYFYLSSGNIKVEGDNFKNLIFSGNKEVAAFSKLDSLLQPVQKMSDEAFRQQLKLTMRDEFPGKKEALMACMAKMDSLNKIEKKIESTFLIQHPDALLNIAIIKERAGMAEIDNAGDIGRLAASLSPELRNRPDMMAISKRMNALASLTIGNPALDFSMPDSTGKSISVSSFRGKYVLVEFWASWCGPCRTQIPHLLKSYAAFKDKNFEILGVSLDSSREKWLKAVHDEKLPWTQICEAKALESKVVSMYGITGIPLNFLLDPNGVIIAKDLRDEKLAEKLKMLLK; encoded by the coding sequence ATGAAGATATTATTTATGAGCTGCCTGATGATGGTATTCGCTTTTTCATCAAACGCAACGATACAGACTGCCCCTAAGGCAAAAAAAGTTTTTACCCTAAGGGGAACATTAAAGCAGATTAAGAAAGGGAAGGTGTTTTTAAGACTGAATGGCCAGCCTCAATTGGACAGCGCTATCCTTGACAACGGAAGATTTAGTTTTAAAGGTATACTGAAGGATGATATTGTTACGGCAATGCTGATGATGCAATTGCCGATTAGTAAGGCACAGCGTGAAGCAAATCCTTTTGCCGGAACAAGTAGCCGGTCTTTCTATCTCACCCCTGATCAGATCAGTTTATCTGGTAACCGCCTGGAAGATGTAATTTTCTCTGGAACAAAAGAAATGGAAGAGTTCAGCCTGCTGGAGCGAAAAATAGAAGAGTTTTATGCCCTAACCAGTCCGTCTAGAAAAAATTATATCCGGATTGATACTTCGGCTAATTTTCCAGGGAAAGCCGATTCTCTAGCCTATTATAATGGTCAAATGCAAAGTATAGGAAAGAAATATAAGGAGATGGAAATGAAGTTTTTCTATCAGCACCCTGCCTCTCTGCTTACTATGGCCATGATCAGGGAGAAAACTGCCATTGCTGATCCGGAAAGCGCAGCTGAAATGCAAAAGCTCATTGCTCATTTGAGCCCCAGGCTAAGAAACAGGCCAGATATGCTCGAAATCAGTAAAAGATTACAGTTGCATAGTACCCTCACTATTGGTAAGCCTGCCCTCAATTTTAGTATCCCCGACACCACAGGAACTGCAGTTTCTCTGTCTTCTTATCGTGGAAAATACGTATTGGTTGAGTTTTGGGCAAGCTGGTGCGGTCCTTGCCGTGCACAAACCCCATATCTCTTAGAAAGCTATCATACTTATAAAAACAATAATTTCGATATTCTGGGTATTTCGCTGGATAGTAGCAGGGAGAAGTGGATCAAAGCGATTAAGGAAGATAAACTTCCCTGGGCACAAGTTTCAGAACTGAAAGGATTTAAGAGTGAGATTGTATCGAAATATGGTATTGTTGGAGTTCCTTTAAATTTCCTGATCGATCCGAATGGGAAGATTGTGGCTTGCAACCTAAGGAATGAAGAACTACCGGCCAAATTAGCGGAATTGTTGAGTCCTGCAGTAAAGACTTTTACAATTAGTGGTAAATTAAATTCGATTAAGACAGGCAAAATTCATTTGTCGCAGAAAGCTTCTCTGATGGAAATGTCCAAAAATCCCAATGCTCTTTTGCGCGACAGTGCTGAAATTGTAGACGGACAATTTAGTTTTAAAGGTACGATTAAGGAAGATGTTATTCCGGTCTATCTTTCCATGCTAACACCTTCTAGTGTAAAGGAGCGCGCCGAAGATCCAATGGCAGGCCAGGCTGTTCGTTATTTTTATCTTTCTTCAGGGAATATAAAAGTAGAGGGTGACAATTTTAAGAATTTGATTTTCTCAGGAAATAAAGAAGTAGCTGCTTTCTCCAAACTTGATAGCCTGTTACAACCGGTTCAAAAAATGTCTGATGAGGCATTTCGCCAGCAGTTAAAGTTAACTATGCGAGATGAGTTTCCGGGTAAAAAGGAAGCTTTGATGGCCTGTATGGCAAAGATGGATAGTTTGAACAAAATAGAAAAGAAAATTGAATCGACATTTCTTATACAGCATCCCGACGCACTTTTAAACATTGCAATTATTAAAGAAAGGGCAGGTATGGCAGAGATTGATAATGCTGGTGATATTGGGCGTCTTGCAGCCTCTTTATCTCCTGAACTTAGGAATCGGCCAGATATGATGGCTATAAGCAAAAGAATGAATGCACTAGCATCATTGACGATAGGGAACCCTGCATTGGATTTTAGTATGCCTGACAGCACAGGGAAGTCGATTTCGGTTTCTTCGTTTCGTGGGAAATATGTACTGGTTGAATTCTGGGCAAGCTGGTGCGGGCCTTGCCGCACGCAGATTCCGCATCTGCTAAAAAGTTATGCCGCATTCAAAGATAAAAATTTTGAGATCCTGGGCGTATCGCTTGACAGCAGCAGGGAGAAGTGGTTAAAAGCAGTTCATGATGAGAAACTTCCCTGGACACAAATTTGTGAGGCAAAGGCCTTGGAGAGTAAAGTGGTTTCGATGTATGGTATCACGGGTATTCCATTGAATTTCCTTTTAGATCCCAATGGAGTTATCATTGCAAAAGATCTCAGGGATGAAAAGCTTGCTGAAAAGTTAAAAATGTTATTGAAATAA
- a CDS encoding SusC/RagA family TonB-linked outer membrane protein, producing MKITIALLIAATLQVSATTYAQQVSLSKNNIMLSDVFEEIYKQTGYTVVWNSDQLDDAFRMDVKFDKSPLKEVIAYCLIGKNLAFEIRDNTIIIRAAPEPKKRSFIERLTASLSAIDVHGHVYDDQGKPLVGATVAIKGTRQSVKTVENGGFILLNVSEKAVLTVSFVGYKTSDFALNGSAYPVINLKPAVQQLEEFSVVNTGYQQLPKERATGSFTQITREMINRAAGPDILTRLEGITNGLLFNRTVATGENVEEFKLESRGRATIMSESSPLIVVDNFPFEGNIRDINPNDVESVTILKDAAAASIWGARAGNGVIVITTRQGAYNRKAEVSFSTNAAVVAKPDLFYDRNFMPSPLVMQVQKERFLRGDFIGDEAGFQAFSPYVELLIKQRDGKISDNDFLKEETRMKNSDIRNDILKYLYQNALMRQYALNVNGGSNQNRYYFSAGYDKGRDAMVGDDNQRLTLNIQNTFKPSKSFELNTRFGYSRSKNNMNAFNITDISNGNAGLQPYTRLVDEQGNPVSLDVNLRSSITEATEKIGFLPWQYIPLDDVKISDNTSASTMLNLQGSIRYQLTEGISADATYQYLETKNSSRQYFSPESYYVRNLVNNYRQADGSMPIPHNGILNMASPDENVQHSGRVQLNAQKQIEDHGMVFLAGAEIRQSIQESFPGSILYNYDEQLGVGTARMDFVKRYKLYSSWADATIPGPDESIYYRTNRYLSYFGNGSYTFKSKYILSGSARWDGSNLFGVKTNQKGTLLWSAGASWLLSSESFFKSDCVDNLRIRATYGSSGNVNKDVSTFTVINYAASAYRDPNLERYASIISPGNPSLKWEKVNTLNFGLDWSLFKGRVSGGFEFFAKKAVDLIGDAFLPPSTGINDANYQIYSYRYNYASIMTKGIDLQLTTKNLQGNVNWQTTWLFNYAKDKVLNYYNTPTSNGFTYTGYYVPLEVGRSVSGIYALPWHGLDPANGKVIVYKDGQRTSDYLEYVYSVKPGDMIYAGVTDPPYYGSILNNVEWRRFQLSVLLTWKAGYVYRRTSLFPGMEYAMNRTYHADVLNKWQKPGDELFTNVPAGGGLNGYDQNEAAAYMQSQVLISKGDHIAVQDVNFNYTFLPGKKANPFFKSVRLYTYIRNLGFLWKADRSSVDPQSPNARYPQPIQYNMGLQCTF from the coding sequence TTATCAGCTATTGATGTGCATGGACATGTTTATGATGATCAGGGAAAACCACTTGTAGGAGCGACAGTAGCCATAAAAGGAACAAGGCAGTCGGTTAAAACTGTAGAAAACGGAGGATTTATATTGCTAAATGTTAGTGAGAAAGCAGTGTTAACTGTCTCATTTGTGGGGTATAAAACTTCAGATTTTGCGCTTAATGGAAGCGCCTACCCTGTTATCAATTTAAAGCCGGCTGTTCAGCAACTGGAGGAATTTAGTGTGGTTAATACCGGATATCAGCAATTGCCAAAGGAAAGAGCCACGGGTTCCTTTACGCAAATTACCAGGGAAATGATCAATAGGGCTGCCGGACCCGACATCTTAACAAGGCTGGAAGGCATCACCAATGGGCTCTTGTTTAATCGTACTGTAGCAACAGGTGAAAATGTGGAAGAGTTTAAACTGGAAAGCAGGGGAAGGGCAACTATTATGTCTGAGTCTTCACCGCTAATTGTTGTGGATAATTTTCCTTTTGAAGGTAATATCCGCGACATTAATCCAAACGATGTGGAGAGTGTGACCATCTTGAAAGATGCCGCTGCAGCGTCTATTTGGGGCGCCAGGGCAGGTAACGGCGTTATTGTAATTACAACCAGACAGGGCGCTTATAATAGAAAGGCAGAGGTGTCCTTCTCTACAAATGCAGCAGTAGTAGCAAAACCTGATCTTTTCTATGACAGGAATTTTATGCCTTCTCCATTAGTGATGCAAGTACAGAAGGAAAGGTTTTTACGTGGCGACTTTATTGGTGATGAAGCCGGTTTTCAGGCATTCTCTCCTTATGTAGAATTGTTGATTAAGCAACGTGATGGGAAGATTAGTGACAATGATTTCTTAAAAGAGGAAACGCGGATGAAAAATTCGGATATCAGGAATGATATTCTTAAATATTTGTACCAGAATGCACTGATGCGACAATATGCCCTAAATGTAAATGGTGGAAGTAATCAAAACAGGTATTATTTTTCAGCAGGATATGACAAAGGCAGAGATGCAATGGTAGGTGATGACAATCAAAGGCTTACATTGAATATTCAGAATACCTTTAAACCCTCAAAATCATTTGAATTAAACACAAGGTTCGGCTACAGTAGATCAAAGAATAATATGAATGCTTTTAACATCACTGACATTTCTAATGGCAATGCTGGATTGCAGCCGTATACCCGCTTGGTGGATGAGCAAGGAAATCCTGTTTCCCTCGATGTAAATCTCCGCTCGTCTATAACAGAGGCGACCGAAAAGATTGGTTTTTTGCCCTGGCAATACATTCCACTTGATGACGTAAAAATTTCTGATAACACGAGTGCGTCTACCATGCTGAATTTACAAGGTAGTATCCGTTATCAATTGACGGAAGGGATTAGTGCTGATGCTACTTATCAGTATTTAGAAACTAAAAATTCAAGTCGGCAGTACTTTTCGCCGGAGTCCTATTATGTTAGAAATCTGGTAAATAATTATAGGCAGGCCGACGGAAGCATGCCTATTCCCCATAACGGGATCTTAAATATGGCAAGCCCGGATGAAAATGTGCAGCATTCTGGAAGGGTACAGTTGAATGCACAAAAGCAGATAGAAGATCATGGAATGGTATTTTTAGCAGGTGCAGAAATTAGACAGTCCATTCAAGAGAGTTTTCCGGGATCTATTTTATATAATTATGATGAGCAACTGGGTGTGGGAACCGCGCGTATGGACTTCGTAAAAAGATATAAATTATATTCTTCCTGGGCAGATGCGACCATTCCAGGACCTGATGAAAGTATTTATTATAGAACCAACCGTTATCTTTCGTATTTTGGCAATGGCTCTTATACCTTCAAATCCAAATACATTCTAAGTGGGAGTGCAAGGTGGGATGGCTCTAACCTGTTTGGTGTTAAAACAAATCAGAAAGGTACCTTACTATGGTCGGCCGGCGCCAGTTGGTTACTTTCTTCAGAAAGTTTTTTTAAATCCGACTGTGTAGACAACCTTAGAATCAGGGCAACTTATGGAAGCAGTGGAAATGTAAATAAGGACGTATCCACCTTCACGGTAATTAACTATGCGGCGTCTGCTTACAGAGATCCTAACCTCGAAAGATATGCTAGCATCATTTCCCCTGGCAATCCTTCATTGAAATGGGAGAAAGTAAACACATTGAATTTTGGTTTGGATTGGTCTTTATTTAAAGGAAGGGTTAGTGGCGGCTTCGAATTTTTTGCTAAAAAAGCTGTGGATTTGATAGGAGATGCTTTTCTCCCGCCATCTACGGGCATTAATGATGCAAACTATCAAATCTACTCTTATCGGTATAACTATGCCTCTATCATGACAAAGGGGATTGACCTTCAGTTAACGACAAAAAATCTACAGGGCAATGTGAATTGGCAAACCACCTGGCTCTTTAATTATGCCAAGGATAAAGTTTTAAATTATTATAATACCCCTACATCAAATGGATTTACATACACTGGTTATTATGTTCCACTAGAAGTTGGACGCTCTGTATCTGGTATTTATGCGTTACCCTGGCATGGACTAGATCCAGCCAATGGTAAAGTAATAGTATATAAAGACGGGCAACGGACTTCAGATTATCTCGAATATGTTTACTCTGTAAAACCAGGTGACATGATTTATGCAGGAGTTACTGATCCTCCTTACTATGGGTCAATTTTGAATAATGTGGAGTGGAGGCGGTTTCAGTTGAGTGTATTGCTGACCTGGAAAGCTGGGTATGTGTATCGCAGAACATCTTTGTTTCCAGGTATGGAATACGCAATGAACCGAACTTATCATGCTGATGTATTGAATAAATGGCAAAAACCAGGAGATGAATTGTTTACGAATGTCCCGGCTGGTGGTGGTTTAAATGGATATGATCAGAACGAAGCGGCTGCTTATATGCAGTCTCAGGTGCTCATCTCAAAGGGGGATCATATAGCTGTGCAGGATGTGAATTTCAATTATACCTTTTTACCGGGAAAAAAAGCGAATCCATTTTTTAAGTCGGTAAGGCTTTATACCTACATACGTAACCTGGGCTTTTTATGGAAGGCAGACCGCAGTAGTGTAGACCCGCAATCACCCAATGCGAGATATCCGCAGCCCATTCAATACAACATGGGTTTACAGTGTACTTTTTAA
- a CDS encoding FecR family protein, whose translation MTDPEALIAKYKAGTCTAQELVLIDKWLLKIDAGNKSDLNDEDFDQARQEVWTRIQSMQGIKTGLMVNPETGMKTLWPRLAIAATVLFVLSFGLYFYQKYNDQGAKFEKHDIAAGKQGATLTLANGKKISLGEAKNGALANEQGVSITKTASGQLLYILGNSTKAGNHASNTLATAKGQTYQVQLPDGSRVWLNAASELKYPVSFAGAKQRRISLSGEAYFEISKDRTHPFVVKTSQQEVEVLGTHFNIDGYADEAMIKTTLLEGAVRVSSGIGDEGVVLKPGDQATLFRGKIGVEKVNTEQAVAWQNGYFMFEHEDIRSVMRKIARWYNVEIVFDGPLPEDTFGGTVNRFASVSQVLKKLEFTGKVQFKIEGRRITVTK comes from the coding sequence ATGACAGATCCGGAAGCACTCATTGCTAAATATAAAGCAGGAACTTGTACGGCACAGGAGTTAGTGCTCATTGATAAATGGCTGTTGAAAATCGATGCGGGGAATAAAAGTGATTTGAACGACGAAGATTTCGACCAGGCCAGGCAAGAGGTATGGACGCGCATTCAAAGTATGCAAGGAATTAAGACTGGTTTGATGGTTAATCCGGAAACCGGAATGAAAACTTTATGGCCAAGGCTGGCTATTGCCGCTACGGTTTTGTTTGTACTGAGCTTTGGTTTATATTTTTATCAGAAGTACAATGATCAGGGTGCCAAATTTGAAAAGCATGATATTGCGGCTGGTAAACAGGGGGCGACTTTAACTTTAGCCAATGGCAAAAAAATAAGCCTGGGAGAAGCAAAAAATGGGGCGCTGGCCAATGAGCAAGGTGTAAGTATTACAAAAACAGCAAGCGGTCAGCTGCTGTACATACTGGGCAATTCCACTAAAGCTGGAAATCATGCCAGTAACACACTAGCTACCGCTAAGGGGCAAACCTATCAGGTGCAGTTACCCGATGGCTCAAGGGTGTGGTTAAATGCGGCTTCGGAATTGAAATATCCAGTGTCTTTTGCCGGTGCAAAACAGCGAAGAATATCGCTCAGCGGGGAAGCTTATTTTGAAATTTCTAAAGATAGAACCCATCCTTTTGTGGTTAAAACAAGCCAACAGGAAGTTGAAGTACTGGGAACGCATTTTAATATTGATGGTTATGCGGATGAAGCGATGATAAAAACTACCTTATTGGAAGGAGCTGTAAGGGTATCATCCGGTATTGGTGATGAGGGTGTTGTACTTAAGCCCGGCGATCAAGCCACACTTTTTCGGGGAAAGATTGGCGTAGAAAAAGTAAATACGGAACAAGCGGTGGCCTGGCAGAATGGCTATTTTATGTTTGAACATGAAGACATCAGATCTGTGATGCGTAAAATAGCCCGATGGTATAATGTAGAAATTGTATTTGATGGCCCGCTGCCGGAAGATACATTCGGAGGAACAGTGAACCGTTTTGCGAGCGTATCACAAGTACTCAAAAAGCTGGAATTCACCGGGAAAGTTCAGTTTAAGATTGAAGGAAGGAGGATAACGGTGACGAAATAA
- a CDS encoding thioredoxin family protein: MKYLFLILLLLSVLISANAQGVNFDHTLNWEQVKAKAKAENKYIFADCYGSYCAPCIKMLKDVFPRKEMGDFFNDKFICLKLQLDRTSKDDEYVKMWYNDVEMIVKKYGMPSLPTFFFFSPDGELVHRVPGIENAKSLIAKAADALDPGRQYYTMMANFEKSTRKEPEMMMRLAIAAQGVMEREHALKYASQYLETQNDLLTKENIMFLSRFTTARKDKGFEVFLNHGYRVDEVLGKGQAAERVRGIIYTEELMPLVAKIVTGVPDWKSLQAAIAEKYPLHAEAVVAKYKVQYYQGQQNWKCFQETATVFMKKYGNDLHPQELNNFAWAVFENISDKNGINLAMDWINRSPEKDHNEWLVNTYANLLYKSGQVKEAIAMQEKAIYIADTSVKQDYLSNLEKMKKGQKTWLQ; this comes from the coding sequence ATGAAGTATTTATTTCTTATATTATTATTATTATCCGTTTTAATATCGGCAAATGCACAGGGTGTTAACTTTGATCATACACTCAACTGGGAGCAGGTAAAAGCAAAGGCAAAGGCCGAAAACAAATACATCTTTGCAGATTGTTATGGCAGCTATTGTGCTCCTTGTATAAAGATGTTGAAAGATGTTTTTCCGCGTAAAGAGATGGGTGATTTCTTTAATGATAAGTTCATCTGCCTTAAACTTCAATTAGATAGAACAAGTAAAGATGATGAATACGTGAAGATGTGGTACAATGATGTGGAGATGATTGTTAAAAAGTATGGGATGCCATCTTTACCTACATTTTTTTTCTTTTCGCCTGATGGAGAATTGGTGCATAGGGTACCTGGGATAGAAAATGCAAAAAGCCTTATTGCTAAAGCTGCTGATGCGCTTGATCCTGGCAGACAGTATTATACCATGATGGCTAATTTTGAAAAATCGACCAGAAAAGAACCTGAAATGATGATGCGACTGGCAATTGCCGCTCAGGGTGTAATGGAAAGGGAGCATGCACTGAAGTATGCGAGCCAGTATTTGGAGACTCAGAATGACCTGCTTACTAAAGAAAACATTATGTTCTTAAGCCGCTTTACTACTGCCAGAAAAGACAAAGGCTTCGAGGTTTTTCTGAATCATGGCTATCGGGTTGATGAAGTCCTGGGTAAAGGGCAGGCCGCAGAAAGGGTAAGAGGAATTATTTACACGGAGGAATTAATGCCTTTGGTTGCAAAAATAGTCACTGGTGTACCTGATTGGAAGTCCTTGCAAGCAGCTATAGCTGAAAAATATCCCCTTCATGCAGAAGCTGTGGTTGCTAAGTATAAAGTACAGTACTATCAGGGCCAACAAAACTGGAAGTGTTTTCAGGAGACTGCAACTGTTTTTATGAAAAAATATGGCAATGATTTACACCCTCAGGAATTGAACAACTTTGCATGGGCTGTTTTTGAAAACATTTCAGATAAAAATGGTATCAACCTGGCAATGGATTGGATTAATCGTTCGCCTGAAAAAGATCATAACGAATGGCTTGTGAATACCTATGCCAATTTGCTGTACAAAAGCGGTCAGGTAAAGGAGGCAATTGCTATGCAGGAAAAAGCGATTTATATTGCGGATACGAGTGTGAAGCAAGATTACCTCAGCAATTTGGAAAAGATGAAAAAAGGCCAGAAGACCTGGTTGCAATAG
- a CDS encoding RagB/SusD family nutrient uptake outer membrane protein has translation MKCLLFQYVFLFLVISLTSCSKDFLEVKELKSLQVPSTIADFQAIVDYDFGFTGYSAHTLGTNGADEYIITDRKWNSLASDNNLYLRDVYGWSKRIDMIQYEKSPDWKRSYFYIFYANNAISGIQSITPAASEQAAWNNVKGTALFFRAFRYYHLAQQYAFPYKKAEDSPNGLPLRLEPDVTMTVKRSSVHATYKQILSDALESTELLPVLTKRTNYIRPGKAAAYALVAKIYLMMEEYENAAHYADLCLALRGGLIDFNAIGIDDLPIDDFPFSLDYGVSNPEVIYYITSDQSYTNALYTISENMATMEPSQMALYEPGDLRGDVYFRPFRDMDGYRHRIYKGSYGVYDMFSGLATDEIYLIRAECNARINRIDKALQDLNLLLKNRIRTSFFTNITETDPEKLLQMIIKERRKELLFRGTRWEDLRRLNKEARFAKTLVREVAGQRFELPPNDPRYTWPIPQSEVDASGIFQNPR, from the coding sequence ATGAAATGTTTACTATTTCAATATGTATTCCTTTTTCTGGTCATCTCACTGACCAGTTGTAGCAAGGATTTTCTGGAAGTCAAAGAACTAAAGAGTCTGCAAGTACCCAGTACGATTGCTGATTTTCAAGCCATAGTAGATTATGATTTTGGCTTCACCGGTTATTCTGCACATACCCTTGGCACAAACGGTGCTGATGAATATATTATTACTGATAGAAAATGGAATAGCCTGGCTTCAGATAATAACTTATATCTCAGGGATGTATATGGTTGGTCTAAGCGGATTGATATGATACAATATGAAAAAAGTCCGGATTGGAAACGCTCTTACTTTTATATCTTTTATGCAAATAACGCAATATCTGGTATCCAATCTATAACGCCTGCAGCCAGCGAACAAGCTGCATGGAACAATGTAAAAGGTACGGCGCTATTTTTTAGGGCCTTCCGTTATTACCACCTTGCACAGCAATATGCATTTCCGTATAAAAAGGCTGAAGATAGTCCGAATGGATTGCCGCTACGTTTGGAGCCCGATGTTACAATGACCGTTAAGCGTTCCTCAGTGCATGCTACTTATAAACAAATCCTCTCCGATGCATTAGAAAGCACAGAGTTGCTTCCAGTGCTCACAAAAAGGACAAATTACATCCGACCCGGCAAGGCTGCCGCTTACGCACTGGTTGCCAAGATTTATCTGATGATGGAAGAATATGAAAATGCCGCGCACTATGCAGATTTATGTCTGGCTCTTAGGGGTGGACTTATTGATTTTAATGCTATAGGGATTGATGATTTACCAATTGATGATTTCCCTTTTTCGCTCGATTATGGGGTGTCTAATCCTGAAGTAATCTACTATATTACCTCTGACCAGTCATATACCAATGCCCTGTACACGATTTCCGAAAATATGGCCACAATGGAACCCTCGCAAATGGCCTTATACGAACCTGGCGACTTGAGGGGCGATGTCTATTTCAGACCGTTCAGAGACATGGATGGCTATAGACACAGAATATATAAAGGTTCTTATGGGGTCTATGATATGTTTTCCGGGCTGGCAACAGACGAAATTTACCTCATACGCGCAGAATGTAATGCCCGGATCAACAGAATAGATAAAGCACTTCAGGATTTGAATCTGCTCTTGAAAAACAGGATCAGAACCAGTTTTTTTACAAATATTACTGAAACAGATCCAGAAAAATTATTGCAGATGATTATAAAGGAGAGAAGAAAAGAGCTTTTGTTTCGTGGCACACGATGGGAAGATCTCCGCAGGCTGAATAAAGAAGCAAGGTTTGCAAAAACTTTGGTAAGGGAAGTCGCCGGACAAAGATTTGAGCTTCCTCCCAATGATCCCCGCTATACCTGGCCCATTCCACAATCTGAAGTAGATGCCTCCGGTATTTTTCAAAATCCCAGATAA